In Thunnus maccoyii chromosome 3, fThuMac1.1, whole genome shotgun sequence, the following proteins share a genomic window:
- the oxtra gene encoding oxytocin receptor isoform X2 has protein sequence MESISNQSDFWQFNESWRNSSLVNGTAGFNQTNPLKRNEEVAKVEVTVLALVLFLALAGNLCVLLAIHTTKHSQSRMYYFMKHLSIADLVVAIFQVLPQLIWDITFRFYGPDILCRLVKYLQVVGMFASTYMLVLMSVDRCLAICQPLRSLHRRKDRFYVIFSWVLSLLFSIPQMFIFSLREVGSAGSGVYDCWGDFVMPWGAKAYITWISLTIYIIPVAILSICYGLISFKIWQNFKLKTRREQCISLTPKTSKSNTLARVSSVKLISKAKITTVKMTFVIVVAYIVCWTPFFSVQMWSAWDPAAPREEPSVQGGD, from the exons ATGGAAAGTATCTCAAACCAAAGTGACTTTTGGCAATTCAACGAATCCTGGCGGAACTCAAGTCTCGTTAACGGAACCGCTGGGTTCAATCAGACGAACCCCCTGAAGCGGAATGAAGAGGTGGCGAAGGTGGAGGTGACTGTGCTCGCTCTGGTGCTGTTTCTGGCGCTGGCGGGGAACCTGTGCGTCCTGCTGGCCATCCACACCACCAAACACAGCCAGTCTCGTATGTATTACTTTATGAAGCACCTGAGCATCGCCGATCTAGTTGTGGCGATATTTCAAGTTCTTCCCCAACTTATCTGGGACATAACATTTCGATTCTATGGACCAGACATTTTATGCAGGTTGGTGAAATACCTACAAGTCGTTGGGATGTTCGCCTCCACTTACATGTTAGTTTTGATGTCCGTAGACAGGTGTTTGGCTATTTGTCAGCCTCTTCGTTCTTTGCACAGGAGAAAAGACCGTTTCTATGTCATATTTTCCTGGGTCCTGAGCCTGCTCTTCAGTATCCCACAGATGTTCATCTTTTCCCTGAGAGAGGTTGGGTCGGCCGGATCAGGAGTGTATGACTGCTGGGGTGACTTCGTTATGCCTTGGGGAGCCAAAGCTTACATCACATGGATCAGTCTCACCATATACATCATTCCAGTGGCCATACTGAGCATTTGCTATGGGTTGATAAGCTTCAAAATTTGgcaaaactttaaactgaaaacCAGGCGGGAGCAGTGCATAAGCCTGACGCCCAAAACCTCCAAAAGCAACACGCTGGCCCGTGTGAGCAGCGTAAAGCTCATCTCCAAGGCGAAGATAACCACAGTGAAAATGACTTTCGTCATAGTCGTGGCTTATATTGTCTGCTGGACCCCCTTTTTCTCTGTTCAGATGTGGTCTGCGTGGGATCCAGCAGCGCCCCGTGAGG agCCATCAGTGCAGGGAGGAGACTGA